From one Sesamum indicum cultivar Zhongzhi No. 13 linkage group LG13, S_indicum_v1.0, whole genome shotgun sequence genomic stretch:
- the LOC105176423 gene encoding uncharacterized protein LOC105176423, whose protein sequence is MSVEELKIREELELDVEKGLEEEIKDGIYRLALRLHRLYQHQKDSASKQKCDGRNERGNTRGKMLSEVNINIKMEGGTTIQIKEIKKEAGRNDRCTRIPTPKHARKQESIAFQSPRGVRFDWAQSLRTASSPSHINRKIEEKHRHKVKENEGSGNLGPRRGKEDMGIKTALLQLGWKY, encoded by the coding sequence atgtcTGTGGAGGAGTTGAAGATACGGGAGGAGCTAGAACTGGACGTGGAGAAAGGTCTGGAGGAGGAAATCAAAGACGGGATATACCGTCTCGCCCTGAGACTGCACAGGCTATACCAGCACCAGAAAGACAGTGCATCGAAGCAAAAATGTGATGGCAGAAATGAACGAGGAAATACAAGGGGGAAGATGCTGTCTGAGGTCAACATAAACATTAAAATGGAAGGCGGAAccacaattcaaataaaagagaTCAAGAAAGAGGCTGGTCGGAACGACCGTTGCACCAGAATCCCGACGCCTAAACatgcaagaaaacaagaaagcaTTGCTTTCCAGTCTCCTCGTGGCGTCAGGTTTGATTGGGCACAGAGTCTTAGAACAGCGTCGAGCCCTTCGCATATTAACCGTAAAATTGAGGAAAAACATCGACATAAAGTGAAGGAAAACGAAGGTAGTGGAAATCTTGGTCCGAGGAGGGGCAAGGAGGATATGGGAATCAAGACTGCGTTATTACAATTGGGATGGAAATATTAG